Proteins found in one Zea mays cultivar B73 chromosome 1, Zm-B73-REFERENCE-NAM-5.0, whole genome shotgun sequence genomic segment:
- the LOC100274516 gene encoding GDP-Man:Man(3)GlcNAc(2)-PP-Dol alpha-1,2-mannosyltransferase precursor, producing the protein MAILVGLVAVLSALFAAALRRLLISCRHPAYAAGFFHPYTNDGGGGERVLWCAVRAVQELCPDLPCAVYTGDADAAPEALAARALDRFGVRLLRPPQVVHLNKRKWIEASTYPHFTMIGQSLGSVYLAWEALTKFTPQFYFDTSGYAFAYPLARLFGCKVICYTHYPTISSDMVERVKHRSSMYNNNSLIAGSIWLSRCKILYYTIFSWLYGLVGSCAHLVMVNSSWTRSHITNIWKIPERTKRVYPPCDTSALQMLPLERPTTPPVLISVAQFRPEKAHGLQLEAFALALQKLDPDFPKPKIQFVGSCRNKEDLDRLQKLKDRSTELHIDELVEFHKDISYRDLVQFLGGAIAGLHSMTDEHFGISVVEYMAAGAIPIAHKSAGPMMDIVLDEDGHQTGFLASEKEEFTEAIIKVLRMPESGRQEMAAAARKRAQRFSDQRFHQDFTETVRPILSAREG; encoded by the exons ATGGCGATCTTGGTAGGCCTCGTCGCCGTCCTCTCCGCCCTCTTCGCCGCCGCGCTTCGGCGCCTCCTAATCTCTTGTCGCCACCCCGCATACGCCGCCGGTTTCTTCCACCCGTACACCAACGACGGCGGCGGAGGCGAGCGCGTGCTCTGGTGTGCGGTGCGCGCCGTGCAGGAGCTTTGCCCGGACCTCCCCTGCGCTGTCTACACCGGCGATGCCGATGCGGCGCCCGAGGCCCTCGCCGCACGCGCTCTCGACCGGTTCGGTGTCCGTCTCCTCCGCCCGCCGCAG GTTGTTCACTTGAATAAGAGAAAGTGGATCGAAGCAAGCACGTATCCCCACTTCACAATGATCGGGCAAAGTCTTGGCTCTGTTTATCTTGCATGGGAAGCCCTTACTAAATTTACCCCGCAGTTTTACTTTGATACAAGTGGCTATGCTTTTGCGTATCCACTAGCTCGGCTATTTGGTTGCAAAGTCATCTGCTATACTCATTACCCTACAATCAGTTCTGATATGGTTGAACGTGTTAAGCACCGCAGTTCTATGTATAATAACAATTCTCTTATCGCAGGGAG CATTTGGCTATCCCGATGTAAAATCCTCTACTATACCATATTCAGTTGGTTATATGGTCTGGTGGGTTCATGTGCGCATCTTGTAATGGTTAATTCCTCATGGACAAGATCCCACATCACAAATATTTGGAAGATCCCAGAGCGTACTAAGAGGGTGTACCCTCCATGCGATACTTCTGCTCTTCAG ATGCTTCCCCTGGAAAGACCAACAACACCTCCTGTTCTTATTTCAGTTGCACAGTTCCGCCCAGAAAAG GCCCATGGCCTTCAGCTGGAGGCATTTGCACTTGCTCTTCAAAAGCTAGACCCTGACTTTCCTAAGCCAAAGATTCAATTTGTCGGTAGTTGCCGGAATAAAGAGGATCTGGACAGACTACAAAAGCTTAAGGACAGGTCCACTGAACTACACATAGATGAGCTTGTGGAGTTCCACAAGGATATTTCTTACAG GGACCTGGTACAATTTCTTGGGGGTGCCATTGCTGGGCTCCATTCGATGACAGATGAACATTTCGGAATAAGTGTTGTTGAGTATATGGCAGCTGGAGCTATTCCAATTG CACATAAATCGGCAGGACCGATGATGGACATCGTGCTAGATGAGGATGGGCATCAAACAGGATTTCTAGCCTCCGAGAAGGAGGAATTCACTGAAGCGATTATCAAGGTCTTGAGGATGCCAGAGTCGGGGAGGCAAGAAATGGCAGCTGCGGCTAGGAAACGTGCACAAAGATTTTCAGATCAGAGATTCCACCAAGATTTCACTGAGACCGTCCGCCCTATTTTGTCAGCAAGGGAAGGCTGA
- the LOC100383396 gene encoding uncharacterized LOC100383396 — MARKRKASDSAAGIDGVHSLPPPLALASTDACAWASSGGTSMAAVAEAAAAQQQRRGRKRFVGVRQRPSGRWVAEIKDTIQKIRVWLGTFDTAEEAARAYDEAACLLRGANTRTNFWPRPSPASSVAVAAAAHPAPPPPTPPPLPGLMGSPTQPPALPSKVTNLLLLRLRARNNQQQLLLNATPARQQEAAAAALLQGPLCAEPYGGGEECAFQVDDFLSYDCGSDENSSQEIEDEEEEEEEEEEEELDFQFMDQQTASPGAGCEGGLCSPFEVVAAELGGAVEAGGGEPATAVQELMMSRMDYERKISASLYALSGVSECIKMRLGAAAGGHAVRDQLSGLREACRKKQREIVQQQHEQEPSMDTAEDVKPPREERSPGDGAPEATSSSSEASHGDSDGDVLLWSSLDLAPIC; from the coding sequence ATGGCGAGGAAGCGCAAGGCCTCCGACTCCGCCGCGGGTATCGACGGCGTCCACTCGCTGCCACCACCGCTGGCTCTGGCTTCAACAGACGCGTGTGCATGGGCATCGTCGGGCGGTACTAGCATGGCCGCGGTGgctgaggcggcggcggcgcagcaGCAGCGGCGGGGAAGGAAGCGGTTCGTGGGTGTGCGGCAGCGGCCGTCGGGGCGGTGGGTGGCGGAGATAAAGGACACCATCCAGAAGATCCGCGTGTGGCTAGGCACCTTCGACACGGCCGAGGAAGCCGCCCGCGCCTACGACGAGGCCGCGTGCCTCCTCCGCGGCGCCAACACGCGCACCAACTTCTGGCCGCGCCCCTCGCCGGCTTCCTCCGTCGCAGTAGCCGCCGCCGCGCATCCCGCGCCGCCTCCTccgacgccgccgccgctgccggggCTGATGGGGTCTCCAACGCAGCCGCCGGCTCTTCCGTCCAAGGTCACCAACCTCCTGCTCCTGCGGCTCAGGGCCCGCAACAACCAGCAGCAGCTCCTCCTCAACGCCACCCCAGCTCGGCAGCAGgaggccgcggcggcggcgctgctgCAGGGGCCGCTGTGCGCGGAACcgtacggcggcggcgaggagtgCGCCTTCCAAGTCGACGACTTCTTGAGCTACGACTGCGGCAGCGACGAGAACAGCTCACAAGAAATAGAGgacgaggaagaagaggaggaagaggaggaggaggaggagctggacttCCAGTTCATGGACCAGCAGACCGCGTCGCCGGGCGCGGGGTGCGAGGGCGGGCTCTGCTCGCCGTTCGAGGTGGTGGCGGCAGAGCTCGGCGGCGCGGTGGAGGCCGGCGGTGGCGAGCCGGCCACGGCCGTTCAGGAGCTGATGATGAGCAGGATGGACTACGAGAGGAAGATCTCGGCGTCGCTCTACGCGCTCAGCGGCGTCTCGGAGTGCATCAAGATGCGCCTCGGCGCCGCTGCCGGTGGCCACGCCGTGCGTGATCAGCTCTCCGGGCTGAGGGAGGCGTGCCGGAAGAAGCAGCGAGAGATAGTTCAGCAGCAGCACGAGCAGGAACCATCAATGGATACAGCAGAGGATGTCAAGCCGCCTCGTGAGGAGCGTTCACCCGGTGACGGCGCCCCGGAGGCGACAAGTTCGTCGTCTGAGGCGAGCCATGGTGACAGTGACGGCGACGTGCTGCTGTGGAGCTCCCTGGACTTGGCTCCCATCTGTTGA